Below is a window of Neodiprion virginianus isolate iyNeoVirg1 chromosome 4, iyNeoVirg1.1, whole genome shotgun sequence DNA.
tggaaaaataagGGGAATTAATTTTGTGACGATTAACCAGGTGTAAAGGagaacgaaaatttcatgtttGTTCTTCAACGGTATTCAGTCTTCAGAACACTGACCAACTTACCGGTTGACTTgttgtttgatttttctctTCCGCGAAGAACCCACACAATGCAAATTATTCCTACTATCAAGAACGCTATTCCTGCAACCATTACTCTTACTATTACTTTATCGTGTCTTGCAAAAAATAACTCCTTATATTCGGTGTTATTGCACGTTACACCTGGAAATATGAGATAAAGATTAATGATTCGCAAATGCGCTGCGGTACAACTTGTGATGTTTATCACTATCGACTCACGCACCTGTAGGGATCAAATAGTAAGTCACATTTGATCGAGATGTGATAGAACCGAAAGCGTGCATCCAGAGTTCCTCAGGACACTTTTGATCGCACGCAGGCGCTGTCCGTGCAATTTTAGAATATTCCACTTCAACATCAGTGTCCATTGTAAATGAAAGATTGCTGTAAGCGTCGCGAAAACATGATTAGATGAGTATTTTATATTCACAATTCCGCTAATACAAAACAGATGGTCTGTGTGGTTAATCCTTAAATTACGGAATCGTCATCCTGAAAGGAAAattcatataaattttcagaaactcGTCAAATTGCACTTGGATGCGACTTGCTGGAATAGATTGTATAAAGTTCTCTCCACTTTTCAGTACAACAATCGATTCATGTTACGGTTTGTGAGAAATCGTCCATGCCGCAAATAGATATCCGTGCTCACCTGGCTAGCGTATCGTTAGAATAACTCTCGGAGGCCATCGAGGCAACTACACATGCGAGTGGCTCGTCACAGGAAGATCCGCTCCAGTAAGCATCGCAACGGCACGTATAAGGATCCTCGCAAATTCCGTTGGCGCAGCCTTGTTTGCATACTGGCAAACAACTGGTGCCGTTACCCACGTACCCAGCCTTGCACGCGCAGTTGTTTGGCTGCTGGCAGTATGCGTTCGCCGTGCAAGAAGGGCTGCACTTTGGCAAACACTTGGTTCTGTCGTCGCTGAACTCATACCCTTCACCGCAGTAATAAATGAACCCACCTGACTTAGCCCTAGGTTCACATATAGAAACGCATTCCGTTGTGATTGCATTACAGTCACAGATACGTGGCTTTTGGCAATTTCGGTAGCCTTTGGAATATCGTGGCTGATAATCCCTACTATCATCTTCGTATCTTCTGCACTTCGTCTTATTCAATCTGAACGCCTCGTATGTCTGTGACAAAAAGTATAATGCAAAGGTATGAGTCGAATATTTAAGACGAATCGACTTGACTAATATTCAACGTCACTGCGCGGAAAGATTTTCTCACCTCATTTTTGTACTTTATGCGCGTCCTAATGCACGTCAAGAACCACCAACATGTTTCAGAGTACCTCTCTTCGTACGGAATAGAACGCGATGCGTTATAACTGCAAAAAATACGCAAGTTCAAACAACGAACTTATTGAAGTGACATTTTCAGATCATAAAGGAAATTTCTCCTTCTGTagaaagttgaaacaaaacaTTCACGGGAAACTAGAGATGGTTTACTTCGCCACTGACGGTCGCAgggagaattttttatcttgaaaAGCACCATAACGCGTTGTGTAATAAATCTGTCATTTCACCTGTGTAGTTCGTAGCACTCGTCTCTACTATCTGCCATGATGCCGGAACACACCAAACATCCAACAACCAATGCAGTCGCTGACCATCCGATACTTCCAATTAGCATCGCAGTTTGCTTCATCGAATCCAACACTGTCACAAGCTAGTTACAAATGAAGCAGAGCAAGAAAACTGACTACCTTATGTGTTGAGTCTTATCTCTCCCACCGTCACCGAGCAGACACGTGTGAAGTCCAATGTTGTTTCCGGATGACAATCACTgagattaataatttttcgtaatttcataAAATCACTTGCATTGCTTGCTTCGAGCGGAATGATCCTCACAACACTTTGTCCCTGAGTTCCGACCAAAGTATCTCGCGCCGCAGAAGAGAACCATATTTCGGTATCACATAAAGTATGggaaatcaaaaatcaaatgCTCGGAACCCAGTCTATGTGTTTCATAAATTGTTGCCCTTAAACACTGACCGAGAATTATCAAACTGATTCCTGCCGAAGTTTTTCAATCGACAACGTACAAGACAACTGTAGTAGGCTTATCGCAAATGCGGTGAACAAAGTACGCTTATAGCTTGCGGTCATTTACATCTGTGCCACAGGGAAAGCCAACCTTGAGATGAcgcaagaaatttttcatcataatatgtataaactCGTTaagttcaatttatttcttaaCTGTCAACGTTATTTGGttggaataataaatttagGAATACTAAAAAAACTAGCTCCGTGAGTgaggaaaataaatgattatgTTGGTGCATGATAAACGTATATAAAAATCTTGTACATCACAGACATCGTGGAAAGTGTCAATTTTATAGTATAacaatatgaaaattataattcggATATTATTAACGTAGCGTAAGTGAAATATCTCTATCGCTATATCTTATTCTAccatattatattttatatgtgTAATTACAGAGTACGAATATAGAAAGAATATAGTTGTTTACTGAACCcattattgtgaaaataatacgaataaTGTGGGAGTCGCTGGAAACTGGTAACGATTTTAAATGGTATTTAAGTAGGAAAAGTAGATCGCAAAGTGACGTTCGCTTTTGACGATAAAcggtgacaaaaaaaattccatgccAAAGGGGTAGCTAATTCATCAATCACTACAGATCAAACTTCCATTTCTCGACTGACTACTCGTTtatctatatttttttatcggtaATTGGCGCGGTGTAGACTTTCAGAACTGTTGAGCTGATCGGCACGCTTTATTTTCGATGTTAGAGATCGGAAAAAACATATCGTACGATTTTGTCGTCGGATATGGAGATCGCCTACGACTCCCAGTGGCCATATAAAGTGTGTTTTCCTCGTTGTGTTCGTTGGTCGCAAATCGCGCCGTTACATCTAAAAGACACAGAACGCGAATGTGAGCGAGCGATTGGAATCAGGAGAAGCAAAAATATGCATTGCACGATTACTCAAAGTGAGGAAAGTGAGTTATACGCATAACCGCGCGATTTATAATTCACAGTCACGAGGTGATTATAGCAATTTTATTGAACGAGCCACAATTTTACCTTTCTCGTCgacttttgtttctttttttttccggagGATGCAAGCAGTGCTGATAATCCCGAACAGAAATGTTATGCCTGCCAAGATTGCTGCTGCCGTTATATTAGTATGTTTCGCATAAAATGGCTCATAAGTTTCCGTACCGTTGCACTGGGAATCTGAAATTGTTAAGTGTATGCAAAATGGATTCGTAAGTAATTTACGGTTTTACGTTAGAACTACATTTGAGATTACAAAAGACTGAAAATTGGTGCACCAATGGATCAGCGTGTTGATTGCAAGAATATATGAAGAGtattcttttgtttgtttattcaagACGGGTACGCCGCTAGTTAATGTGTAATTCAAATTGTGATGATTGTCGTACAACGACTTTGCTTACGAGCAGGAATCAAATGGTACGTTATGTTTCCGAGAATCTGGGTAGAATGTCAGATTTCTTTCCAATCGATGGAAACCAAGTTCgtgtttaacattttttttcaaccttaaGAATAAGAAGATCGATAATCCTGCGTGCACTTCACAGTCAACTTTACCTCGTGTTCACGTGAGGCAGATTCGAGAAGCTTGGACGTACGGAAAATCCTACTGTAACCAACACACTAATACCAACGTGTTAGGGAAGTGAAAAGTTAGTGGTAAACTACGGACTTTAGCCATCGTCATCGGACGCGAATGTTACGTTCTGCGTCATGACCATATCACGGTTAAGCAACCACCAAATTCCTTATCATTACACAAGTAAGGTTTGAAATAACTGtccttcaatatttttctcagacacagagtgaaaaaatttaattgaattatttaattgcaacgaaaagaaatatttcgcCAAAGAACGACATCGTAGCAAGTACGGGTTATTATTTTCTACGTATGAAAATACCACACATGGACTGAAACTTACAAGATTTTACCTTAACTTTCAGCGCAGATTTTATTGACGACTCCGGTTCCCGTATAATCTTGTTGACCAAAATATGCGGCAATGGAATTTTTTGCAGTCAATGAGATTCATCAGGGTAGGTATTTAAATCGATCACTGAACGTGTCGTCATTATTCTGTGAGCAAACTTGATCTATTCACGTGTCAACTATCTTACGATCTTGGGCCTTAGAATACAAatgataattgaatatttacaGATATACAGTtaacataatatatacaaagagtatgcaatatttttcaacgcatGAGTTGGTAAACTTCAAATCACACAGT
It encodes the following:
- the LOC124302540 gene encoding uncharacterized protein LOC124302540, with protein sequence MATGSRRRSPYPTTKSYNASRSIPYEERYSETCWWFLTCIRTRIKYKNETYEAFRLNKTKCRRYEDDSRDYQPRYSKGYRNCQKPRICDCNAITTECVSICEPRAKSGGFIYYCGEGYEFSDDRTKCLPKCSPSCTANAYCQQPNNCACKAGYVGNGTSCLPVCKQGCANGICEDPYTCRCDAYWSGSSCDEPLACVVASMASESYSNDTLASNLSFTMDTDVEVEYSKIARTAPACDQKCPEELWMHAFGSITSRSNVTYYLIPTGVTCNNTEYKELFFARHDKVIVRVMVAGIAFLIVGIICIVWVLRGREKSNNKSTDNIVQYTSNGYIEENPLYEATKTTVDH